TACAGTCAAGATCCCTAATTGTATGCTAATTACATTACAAGTTTTCAGTAAGAAGAAATGTGTAACATTGTAATGATACCTGGTGAAGCCTTTCCAGCAGCTGTTTCTGCTTAGGTGAGGGTTGAGAGATGGCTGAAAGAGTCTGAATTTGTGCTCCTACTAACTGCAGATTATGTTGCTGATCTGATGTCAGGCCCTGGATGGGAACATGGGTTTTAACCACAGTGGTGGCACAAGCGCTGACAGGAGCTGCAGTGAACTGATGTTGTGCAGGTGGAGGCTTCGGTGACTGTGACATAGGAGGCATGTCTTGTTGGTAAGGGGCAGACTGAGAGGCCGGCTGAGGCTGAAGTTGAACttgaatgtgtgtctgttgggGTGGCGTTTGCTGTGGCTGGCCTTGTGGAGCTGGTTTGGGGGACTCTGCAATTTGGTTATGGACAATAAAGAGTGGAGGGTGAGATGAGGGTGTGCATGAGCGAGAAGGAGTTTGCGACTGTGGCTGAGGCTGAGAGGGAGGGCGTGACTGCTGTTGGTGGTGTGGTGACTGGATCTGCTGGCTCAGAGTAAGAGGAGACTGGGAAGGCTGGGGACTTTCTGCCACTGGTGGTGCTGTGGCAGGTGGACAAGGAGACATTCTATGGATCTTCAGAGGCTGCTGATGTCCACTGGAGGGTACCTGAAGAAGTGGAATCAAAATACAGTATGCTTATCTGATTCAAGGGAGCAAACATTTTAAGGAAGAATGAAATCAGGATATTAagcacataaaaaaagaaaaatcacatacAAAAAGTCTATAGCGAATAAGTTTCCAGCACACAATCTGAGATTTGACACAAAGTAGGGTTGGGCGATATGGCTTTTCACGTTTTTGACATCAATATTTATTATGATGTACTATATGTATGCATCATAATACTGAGTTTAATACCTAGGTTAAAACTCCTAATTGCAAATATCATAATACACTCacactttaaaatgaaaaaagaagcaaTCAAATAAACTAATAGATAATAATACAGATTTATCACCCAATCCCGACGTACACAAACACAAGTAAataacaaccaaacaaacacaaaagcaaagtGTTAGAATTAAAAACTAATagattttaaagtaaaagtagTAGAAGCTCACAGATTTTATTTCTAGCATTTGAAGAGGTTTACACATAAGAAGAGGGCAATGATTATTTAGcgagccaaaaagaaaaactgtagaCAAAAGCAAGAAATCAAGATCTGTGGGTCTGTGGTGGTAAATTAGGAGGTGATCTGCAGACTTGAGGGACGAGGGATAGGTGAACATGTCATTTTGGTTTTGGGGGGGCTCATTATCCTGGTCACACTAGGGGTAAGAGGGGTGAGAGGTGGAAGATAGTGTGGAGTGAATCAATTCGTCAGTCCTTAATCAGTAATGCAGCAGATGAAGATGAGTTCATTTACTGTGACTAAGCAGTGTTAGTGAAGAGATTATTCTAGCCTTGCTGCTGTAGGCAGAAATCTAGAAAAGGCCAAAAAAGATTAGATCTCGTATATTTCAGCATGCTAAAATATATAGTCCAATTATACCATAACTTTTGCCCATTTCAGCTTTGAGTCAAGGATGTTAGAACTGattaaaaatatcaaatgaattaaaaaaaagaaaaagatattcCTTTGAATATTGTTTGCCAGTCCTAAATTCAGAGTAGTTAGCACGCAATAGGTATGGACAACTGGAATGATCATGCCTTTGCGTGTAATTAAGCAACGTAAGAAACACACAGAAGCCGCAAGCCAACAATCATATTTGTTCTTTGGAAATGCAGAGCAAGGGTGAGCGCCATAGAAGCAATGACTAATGCAGAAGAGAGGTACAGAATAGTAAGGAGAAAAGATAAGATATCCTAACATTGTTgtggaggcagcagcagcaacaaggGGGTGGGGCTCAACATAAAGGGGCATTTCTACCTGCTTTACCATGTGGGAAGGGCCAGGGGAAGGGCTGTGGCTCTGGCCCACCCAAGAGTCAGTTAATTGGCTGTCATGGACAGCAGGGGCCGGAGTAGTGATGCTGTTGCTGCTGACGATTACAGATGCAGGTACGCCCACAGAGGGGGTTGACTCATTCTCTGTTTGGTGGTGCTGCTCCTGATTGGAGTACATTTACCATTTCAGGAtgagggagggaaggaaggaggAAGGGGATTGGAGGGAAGGGGGAGTAAAATAGTAAACCAAAGAGGTCAAACCAAGATATCACTCCATGCATGTTATTCATCTTTTTAGACAATGTTAACTGAACACAAGGTAAGCAAAAGTTTTAAGTTTGAACACTGACCTGTTGAAGAAACATTTGCAGAGACTCTTGGCTCAGGATCATGCTGGAGCCCTGGTTGGTGAACAGTAACCTCCCTGGACTTTGCTGAGCCTGAGGGGGGACCAGCCCCACTGCTGTGACAGAGGAAGAGGTGGAAACTGACATGGACGGAGAGGAGGAAGATGCGGTGGTAACCGTGGACACAGTAGAAGCCGGCTGCATGGCAAGGATAGATGGCTGTGGTACAAGCTGCTGAGTGGGATGAGTAGCCTGGTCTGTGGAGCTTCCCAGCACAGTTACACACTCTCCAGGCTGTCCTTGAGCCATAGTTGCTGCTACTGTGCTGCTAGGGACTCCACCTGGCTGGGGCTGCAGGGCTGGCTGAAGGCTGACAGCGGGGCTCAGTCCTTCCACCTGGCTCAGCATGGTCAGGGGGTTCTGAATTGGCATGCCCTGTATGACTGTCTGGGCATGACCTGAGACAGTCTGGGTCTGTGTCTGATTTTGGCTCTGAGCCAATGTGACAGGCATCTGAAAGAGGGTAGGCGTGCCCATCTGGCCAGGCTGGAGCTGAATGGGTGCAGAGAGGATGTGGGCTGCCCCAGGATGGCTCTGCGACGTCAACACCTGACCCAAGTTGATATTCTGGTTTGCAGTTAAAATCTGGTTTGCAATGATTTGTCCACCAGGACCCTGGCTTGTGATGATGTGGCCCCCGGGGTGCTGGGTCAGGATCTGCCCACCTGCTTGTAGCTGTGGCAAGAGAAACTGGTGGTTCTGACCTTGCAGAACTGTCTGAGAAGGAATAACAATGCTGCTAGATTGGTTTAACAAGTGTACACTCAGGGGCTTGCCAGATGGTTGTGCTGCTTGTGGCTTGAAGAGGGTTTGCTGAAACTGAGCGCCTTGAGTTGTGGCTTGAGTACTCAGGACAACATTGGAGCCTGGCTTTCCTGTCAGGAAGGCTACATTCTGAGCAGCAGAAACTGGAATTTGCTGCAGCCCTAGGGCCTTGTGGGCATCATTTTGCAAGACTTGGGGTGCTGGCtgtggctgctgctgttgttgtttgaaGAGTTTCGGTTGGATGGCTCCCCCCTGAGGGGGTTTAGGCTGAATAGGTGGTGGTGTGCGCTGGATGATCACGTTCTGCATGATTTGGCCTTGAGGTTGTGTCTGGGATCCTATTCCTGAACTTAGAAGGGTGTTGCCAAAACCCACAAGCCCAGCAGGAGCAGTCATTGTAccaccactgctgctgtttgtgctgctgaCACAAACAGCCGGCCCATTTAAAGCTGGAGATCCGAGAGTAGCTTTATTACTTTGGATCAGAAGTCCACCTCCTGAGCCTCCAAGCCCTGGCTGAGGACCAGCACCTGATACCTCTGGCCCAGACTGGTGCAACTGGTAACCACTCATGGCTTTAGCCAGGATTGGCTGGCCAGACTGATTGATAGTCATGACGGTAGGCTGACCCACAACCTGAATCTGTCCAATACCCAAATGTCCAGATTGACTCCCATTAGAAAGAGCTTGAAGACTTGAAATGGGTTGAAGCGTCACATTTCCTAGGCCCACTTGCTGCATAAATGGCTGAACACTGATTGCCTTGTTCATGACCTGGGATTGGAGTTGAAGGCCCTGTTGAGCAAGAACTGACCCTAGCATGTCAGTTGTGGCGTTGGGGGGAGTAGCAGTGGTGCTCGTGGCTGACCCGGGAAAAATCGTTGCTGCTCCCCCAACACCAATGCCTACACCAACAGCACTGTTTCCAGCCCCAGCAAGGCTGGCATCAGGCAGTGTCTGAACCACCTGTGTAAGGCCTGGAATTCCAAAGGAGCCCAGGTCCAGCTCAGCTTCTGCCTCCTGTAAGCTTTGCTCTGTGATGTTGGCTTCAGCCAAACTTTGCTGCAAGATGTCACATGGCTCATGATTTGTCCCAATGCCATTGCTCCCACCTTCTCCACCTGGGGACCCTCCCAAGATGTCATCATCCTCCAAGAAGTCCAAGTCAACACTGACTCTAGGAAGGCCTGTTGACTCATTGGCCGACAGCTGGGCTGTAGGCTGGACCTCTGGAACGTGGCCCTTCAAGGAAAGGAGGAAAACGAAGAGGAAATAAGTGAAATCAGGTAACACGTAAATTGTCATCACTAGATATGATGGTAAGGGGTGGAAATGAACAAAgtaatgcaaatataaaaaccccacaaaaataTCTTGTCAGAATGCAGCAAAACAAAGCCTGTCAAGTGTAGGTTTGTTAGTAGATGGGAGAGGAGTAATAGGTGAAGCATGCGACATATATAAATAGAAAACAGAAGGAAGAGCATTGGGGGATTTTACTCACCCCAGTGGCAGAGAAGAATGAGCTGGAGGGGTCACTTGAACCATCCAAAAGGTCGTCAGTGTCCAACTACAGACACACCCACAAAGGATAGGAAAGATGGAAACCAAAGGCACCCAAACCAGCAGGCAAAAGTCACCAGGACAGATAAATATACAAACCATCAGCCAGGGGAAGGGCAAGGAAAGGACAGAATACAGTCCAGGAAACCCAGATTGTAAAAGAACCAGTAAAAGGATAAGTGACAAAAGGGCAAAATGATAGGTGTAATACAGAGTTGGGAAGCGTTAGTACTATCATTTCTCATTTTGTGAATATGCCAAATAAAAAGGGAAGGGAGGCTGGAACTACAAATAGTGCAAATcaaaagcaaagaaaaccaTTAAGCAGATACAGCAATAAGAAAATTACATGAAAGCAGTGAGGGAAGCAGGTTTCAGAGTGCATTAACGTGTAATCTAAAGTGACTTAAGTACAGAGTCACACTTCACTAACTGATGCCAGCACTAACAAAAATATGCATAATTATGACTCCTCATCACATCAATTACAAACTCACTTTTTGTAAATAGAAatcataaacttaaaaaaagggacgtctttctttcttttctttttaaaaaaaaccctccccCACTCATACTCACATGGGTCTCAGATCCATGAAGAAAGTCATTGAGAGCTTCTGGGTCACTGCAAGAGAAAACAAAGTGAATCTTCACAGTACAAGGGAAGAAATGGCTGACCAGTTTGTGATGAGATTTAGCCGATTTTCATCGAGTCATCATTAACTTACCAAATTACATCTAGAAGGCACCTGCCGTCTTCATCATCCATGACAACTGTTAAAGATGAGAAATTGTTTTtatgactacttttgatttatttcattGTCAGTGCatgctttaattattattattattttgatagGACAGTAGGGAGCAATGCAAAAGAACAGTGAGAGTGAGGGGAATGATACACAAGAAATGTCCAGAGTGGACTCGAACCCAGCCATTTTTGTCTCCATGTTTACACAGAAGCTGATTTATGGCTTGCCACACTTGATAGTGAACTACAGAACAGTGATGTTTTTCAAGTCCTATGCTTCTTCAGCATGACAGGAATTAATTTCATatgattatttaatattactaatCCTTAGAAGTAACAATTTtttgttgaattttttttgtaaagcacTGCAAAGTAGcaataaaacatattttcagcACAGCTTGTCATCATGAGAAAACGTCAAAATTATTCTATTGCTGCAAATATCATAATCACTATTATTTTGTTCctaattaacttaaaaaaataatgaaataatatatTTGTTGCTCCCCGTTGGACTCCTGGTTATCAGCCGGTTTCCAAACAGATtaatttgttttgcttgttaACCAAATTTAAACTGTCACAGCATCTGGGGGCGTGACTTGGGGTTTTTAGTGAGAGGCAACTAAACACCACTGTAAAGAAAACAAGTACACTGGATTAAAAAAACTAAAGGCAAAATAAGCGtactgctgcaaaaagaaactaaagagaaagaaagcaaaaatattTCTGTTACCTCATTTATCTTGTTTTCATAACTGTTGGAAGTAATAATTGTAATTGAACATAGATTTGAGTTAGCTGCTCACTCCTTAGAAGAACTACAAAAAGAAACCACAGATCTTAATATTATGTTCTCAGATCGTTAGTTTAGACAAGGAGGGGATTCAAACTATATTCAGTTAATGAGCCACATACAACTGAATTTGATCTCTAGTGAGCCACACCAGTAAAACAATTTCACAATAAGATACGTTCCTTTTAATTTATTAGAGTACAActaaacatttaacatttaattacCTATCGATGTGCAACACTGATGAAGAACAGCCTATACTAGCTTACAGTATCTCTCTAAAAGCACAAAACCTTCTAATTCTGAGTGTTTTTAAACTGAACTAATGTATTATTTTACTCTTTATGCCTAAAAATTTGTCAAGATACAGAAATACTTTCAATTCCAATACAGTTTAGTGTATGGATTAAGCTGTAATGTAAAAATGGCATCACTTTACCAGGTCTAGAAATGCATTTTATtgaaaaatcacaaacattAAGAATCTAAACATTTTTCTTGCTTCCAAAGCTATCCAGTAAGCTGGACTAACCATCATGGTAATTTGGCATCCAAAAAGACTAAGTTATATTTAAACACTCTAATTACTCTTAGGTAGTATGGGCTATATAGTTAGTTAATAACCATATTAATAAACATTTATGAAGTCCATcacattaatttcaaagtcCTTGATTTTCccctgtgtgtttttaacattcAAATTATGAGTAATGACTCAAATCATTACATCACCTATCACTGTCAGATATTTCGGTGTCTTGTTAGGATAAAGCAAGCATGACGTGATAAATAACATATGAGGtccttaaattaaaaaataataataaagtttacAGTTAAATACAGAAactgattttcagaaaaattcaACGTCTTTTAACACCTACGCTTATCAACAACAGAAATCCCCATGTGGTAACGAACCCATCGAGAGACCAAGCAGAACTCCTATTTGTTAAAATCCGAAAAAACAGCGGATGGCAATAGACAACAAACTGAAAACGCGCGGTTTTCGCTCCGCCTGCAAAGATTTCGAGAACGGGCTCTCGCCTCCCGCTGAATTTACCACAACTCAAAACACCAGCTGTGCCTTTCGTTTCCAACAACACGAAAATAACATCTCAAATCAGCTTCCACGAGTTTACCGAGACCTATAAAGCGACCGTACACCCAGTTGCCGctctgaagcagcagcagatcgTAGCCATTGCTCGGTTAGAGCGCAGCTAGTACGCAGGATATGAATGGAGTCACTGCAAGCGGCTTGCTACATGCTAGCTAGTGTTTTCAAAGAGCTTTGCATGTATATTTCGCTTATTACTCACAACACGGAGTATTTCGTAGCCACACTGCTGACTTAAGACTCTAATTTAACAAAACGTTTAATTTTAAACCACTGTTTTGCCTctattttcagtcattttaacGCATCTGGGTTGACTTTCGTTAGCCTAGCTAGCTAACCAGCTAAGCCAACAAGCTATCAACAATATTGAGACGTACAGCTAGCTTGAGGCTTTGACATTCAAAACAAACCAGCGAGTGACACAATTTTAACACTCCTACTGCACAACGATGCCTTGATTTGACAAAGACAAGGCAGTATTGTCTGCTTTGAAGCGTAAACGCAATTGCGTAGCTAGCTATCTCTCCTTGTAAGCAAAATATGAGTTAATGTTGGAATACTCTTGGATGAGGGGGGTATGCTTGGGAATTCGGTGGAAAATGAGCATGTTCGCCGGTTCGTGCGGCAGCGTGGCGCTTCGATTGCGGTAGCTGTGCAGTTCGCGGCTCGCGTGCAGTTCGCGAATATTGCAGCTTTGTAACAGTTTTTTGGATTAATAGAGAAATTGCTACATTGTAACAAACTCACCCGAGACGATAGAGGTGCAGGCAGCGCGGGGTCTCCAGGACAGCCTCGCACGGGCTGCTGTACAGGACCCAACTACAAGGCAGGAAACAGGAGACTTCCGGTTTGCCTGATTGAAATCTTATCCTCCTGCGTATACCGTGGCAGAACTTTTCTTTCGACGTGCTTGGCAAAGTTTTTTCGtacatttaaacacatttctcaGTAAATTTGTGGGGCTGTTTTTGTTCGTAAAGCTGAAGTCTGAAATTTAGGAAAAAGGACTGGAGATTTGCAGCTGATACCGCGCGAAAAGCTAACCCTTGATGTTTAAAAACGAAGTAAATAGCACATACCTCGAAACGTCTAGGCCTGATAAGGCACATCCCTGATACAGTTGCAGTGCACTACTAAAAATTACTAATTTGTGCatcttttaatataaaataagtGAAGTTATGCACTACTTTTAACTACTAATTATTTGTGTCCTATAAAACTTCGTCTTGTAACTCCCTTATTGTAATGTTCCTCCGTTTAGGTATTTGTGGGTAAGTATAATTGGattataatttcaaataaaatacattaacaTTACATTTTTGCTACAGGGGGATTACACCCTTAGTCGCGGACCATACTATAAAGTGTTTATCAGTCAAAGTAGCCTAGTACAGCTCACAAAGCAAGCAGAAATAGTGTACCAGTTTACACAACAAATCTGATATGAATTATTTGTCTGATAATCAATattcatatatacatataggATACTGCAGTTTATACTGAAAAGCGATAGGCCATGTTGTAGCATGTTAACTTTCCAAACAATGTTTAGTGTTCTGCCAGCACCTGCTGAATGTTACAAACATAATCAGGTTTGCTCACCTGGTCAATGTGGTGACCCTGAAGTACGCTGTTCAGCATTataatgtgcaaacatttctaTATGGTTCATATCAATAATAATGTTTGAGCACTGCTAAACAGAGCCAAAAATaattgcaaaaacacaaaaagacacaaatcACATGAGTAATCATGTCAGGAGAATTTGTCAGAAGCTGCTACAAATAAAATCACAACTATCACTATTTTTTTAACACCCATTTTGCAtggaaatgaaggaaaataaaaggaaatgaaGAGTTATTCCTGAGTGTGTGGTCACTTTTTTTCAGATTGTATGCCCCTCGACTTGGAAAATAACCTCAACTCTGTTACAACTTGATGGCAGTTGCTGACTGGTTACACTGAAAAGACATGCATGCAGTGCACTTGAATTTGTGGGGAACAgttaactgtttttatttttccttgttTTACTTAATTACTAATTACCACCATTAtaattatgtttctttttattcatgtatttgtttatttttctaaataagCCTTGATTGTCTTGCTGTGTAGTAAAACTGTcaggtgtgtgcgtgtttgtgggGGGGAAGAGGGTGGTGTTAATTGCTTTGTGTATGTTGAACTGTTTGATTGTTCTttgttaaaacttttttttaaacatatttaagaAATCAGTGGTATATGCAAACCATGAGAAGTACCACATGATATCACTTTAACACTTTACTGTGTTAATAAACATTAACATGTAATGCTACATGCAGTTCTAATGAACTGACTATCCATCCATCGATTTATTCTTAGGCTGATCACAAACCAAGAACCATTGTGCTGGATATTATAGCTTGTGGATATAACTATTTGTGAttacatatgcatattttgtATTCATACTGTATGTTTGACTTATAgtcaaaagagaaaatgaaggaggctatttaatacatttttaggGTTGTGTTTTATGAATAGAAATGTACTGTTATGACACCACTTAACTTTACAGCAGTCTCTGTACAGCTGTGATGTGTTCTCCTTTACATTACTGGTGATTAGAAACACTAGACGTAGTTGTTAGCTGGTTAGCTGGATAGACTATGGGATAATCCAGTTCTAGATTTTCATACCAGACAATAAACAGATATTCCAGAACCACTattggtaaaaacaaacaaacaaacaaaaaccagaaGCAATAAtgactgtaaaaagaaacaaatcaagTACAAAGAGTTCCATATCGGACACAAAAACTACAACTCCCTACAAAAACAGACTCAAACGAATCACAAAGACGCATAAAAGTTTAAATACAAAATTAGAATGACTTATTAGCAAAGTTAGAAAAAGGAAAGCTCAGTTTACTGAAACAAAGTCAATAACTACACTAAAACCATACGAAgattaaaatgtaacttttttttttgttttaacttttaacGGTTACCAGATATGACTAGTATACTGGATAGCAAAAGAGTACTTGAATGCACCGGCAGCAGCAAAAGTAGTGCGTCGGCGCTCCGGTGTCACGTGACAGAGGTGATGGTTACTTTGCGGCTGGTGATGTGACAAGGCAAGCCTGCAGCCACTAGCAGTGGTTAGCGAGTTTGTTGACTTTTACATTTATTCGTTCTTTCTCAGAAACAGACCGATTGCCTGAAAATGGATAACAGcggaaaagaaaaggaagcaaATGCTTTGATGGCCGAggctgaaaagaaaatgaaatcgTCTCAGTCGTTTTTTGGAGCGTTGTTTGGGTGAGTCTGTCAGCTAGCTAAGGTTAACGTTTGGCTAAAGGAGACAGCTATGCGGAAGGTTGGGAGCTGACCACAAGGGTTAAAAGCCAGGACAAAACGATTTCAAATAACTGTCGGTTGCTTTTATAAGTTGTAGTTAGTGTTATGCGGTTATTTTCAAGGCTGTCGTTTAGCATATCTAGCTTATCTCGGCTCGTCGTGTATCTGGAAAGCGTTTAGTGTGAAAGATAGCTGGAAATAGTCGGTAGTTGCTCATTTTAGACTCTGCTTTAAGGCAGCTTTCATGCTAGAAATAGATTTAGTTGAACCCAAAGCTGAATTGTTTAACAATTCAAGATAATTTCACTTAATTGTAAAGGCAGCGCTTCCCCTATAGCGCCGTCTGTTGGGCAATTTTCGGAAGGTCACTCAATCCAAATCACGTGTCATTCACATTTGTttacagcagaagaagaaaacgtACTTGTGATGTAGCGAAAGTGCATGTAAGACTAGCTCTCACTAACCTGTACAAACGGCTTTGCATATAACAACCTAAATGCAGGTTAATTTTTcaggttggatttttttttattattgtagcaGGAGCTCACGTGCAAGGTTAAAGGCTACGTGTTATGTATGAGGCTGTAAAATCCGCGCGGGGTTCGTGGCGAAACTTGAAAATGTAATTAGTTGTGTCTGGGTAATGGGAATGAAATCACAAGCAAAGTCAACACTTTTATATTTGTACTTGTATACGGTTTTACAAACCTTTACTCACTATTAAATAGTAACTTAAACAAAGTTTAAAGGATTGCACACTGAAGGCAAACATAGTCTTTTGGCGTCACTCAATGAAAAATCAGTGAGTGCCGGCTGGGAAAAGGACCTCTATAACTTGTTTCGACCAGtgacttataaagaaaaaaaaaaaagtagatcaAATATTTCGCATGCCAATCCTAGTTCCTCTTCCTCTATGTCATAGGCATTCAGTTGGTGCAATTGTACTATTTAAATTATAACATATCCCATGATCGTTATGGACAAAAATTAGATTTTGGCTTTAGATTGTGAGACTTGGGTGTGAGAGTGGATTTCAAAATTGATTTGGTCGCTGTTTTGAAACGGAGCTTAAATATGTTTGTCAGCCCTGAAAATTTCAGAAGGCGGTCTTCTGTACATGTGAAGTaataaggaaaaaataatggaaaaaataataataaaatgaataaagttTTGACCCattgcttttaaaaatattcatattatGGTGCTAAAATTTTGCATGTAAGtatactaaaaagaaaaaaaaatctgcttattATACATCTTTCCAAAGAGATTTTACTGAGTAAAGTGTTTATATCATCCTGTGATAATCTGCAATGGATGGATGTcttattaagaaaaaaacatgttttgtcaCACAGTGGCTCCTCAAAGCTGGAAGAAGCCTGTGACATGTTGGTGAGGGCAGCCAACATGTACAAAATGGCCAAGAATTGGTGTGGTAAGATGATTGTCACATTTCAACACAACAAATGTATTGAAtgcctctttctttttttcagtgattttaaaatgcaacaaTTTATCTTCTTAATAGCTGCAGGAAATGCATTCTCCCAAGCTGCTCACCTTCACCTGCAGATGCAGAGCAAACACGATGCAGCAACCAACTTCATAGATGCTGGAAATGCCTTCAAAAAAGCAGATCCACAAGGTAAACTTTATACATCACTTTGGGGTATATAATATAGATGAAGTACACTTGTAAGTTTTACATCTTTTCATATTAAAGCTTTGAGtaataaaagtgaaaatggtttaaaaatgttattaaatcttttatttactttattaaatCTTTAACTTCATACAAATGCTATAAACAGTCAAATTCCTGATTAGTGAGAGCATGCGTTGACCCTGTTTCAGGTACTCTTTGAGTACTTCAGTACTGTTGAGGTTTCTTTCCTTCTGCTCCACGTGTTCTTCCATAAACTGAGGTGTCTGATGAGTCATTTGATTATTATGATATTACTCATTGAGTTTAAGCTGCTTCACCTGACAAACCTGCAGGACTGGCCGCAGATAAGAGAGTAATCATGTCAGGAGAATGATAATTTTGATAAATCCTAATTTGATTTTAAGTATTTAATGAGCACCCATCtagctgctgtttatttatCACGTGACAGCTGCACATAAGCTctaatcaattaaaaaaaaaaaaaaacagaaaagaatttgagtaaatttttttttccttgtttgtttggttttttttttaaattaaagttgattgtAATCTCATTATTTCATTTTAGCTGCTATGATTTAGAGATATTAAAAGAGTGCCATCACGTGGCATTAAAAACTTGACGTACGATACTTCATAGTCGTGAGTAGTGCAGTGAGTTTGTCTGTAAGCCTTTAAATGAGACTTAAATATCAGCATTCTAAAGTTTTCCTTGTGCTTTGATGCAAAGTTTTGTACTGCTGAAAACAAGGCGTTATGAAAGTGCaaacattaattaatattaataataataataattcagtgtCCTATCTAACAACCCACAGGGCAGTGGCTAAGAGTTTaatgaaaaaagttttttatttttaactgttaaTACAGTTTCATTAACACAGTATTGTATATTATTTCACTTTCAGTctgaaaaatgttacaaaagCCATGAAATAAATATGGTCTAGTACACCCCATTCCCCTGTTTAGACTCTCCCCGTTACTGCAGATTTTTCACCATGTAAAACAAACGGCAGTGGATGGAGCAGCtacaaagtttgcttttcttCATGTCACAGTTTGTTAATCAGGTGCTCTGATTAAGGACTCTTTCCAGACATTTTCCAGTAAAGGTTTTAATGTCGATTACTGGAACAGCGCTTCTGTTTTGGATACtagaaacacattttctttgacTCCACCTGAGAGCTCATCATCTCTGTAATGATGCTGCCTTTTCTTTTTCGCAGTGTGTGAACAGACTCCGGCTCCACGTTAAACTGTGCTAGCATCAGTGCTGCCGTTGTGTTATCAGTCTTTTTGT
The window above is part of the Pelmatolapia mariae isolate MD_Pm_ZW linkage group LG14, Pm_UMD_F_2, whole genome shotgun sequence genome. Proteins encoded here:
- the bicra gene encoding BRD4-interacting chromatin-remodeling complex-associated protein isoform X2, which gives rise to MDDEDGRCLLDVICDPEALNDFLHGSETHLDTDDLLDGSSDPSSSFFSATGGHVPEVQPTAQLSANESTGLPRVSVDLDFLEDDDILGGSPGGEGGSNGIGTNHEPCDILQQSLAEANITEQSLQEAEAELDLGSFGIPGLTQVVQTLPDASLAGAGNSAVGVGIGVGGAATIFPGSATSTTATPPNATTDMLGSVLAQQGLQLQSQVMNKAISVQPFMQQVGLGNVTLQPISSLQALSNGSQSGHLGIGQIQVVGQPTVMTINQSGQPILAKAMSGYQLHQSGPEVSGAGPQPGLGGSGGGLLIQSNKATLGSPALNGPAVCVSSTNSSSGGTMTAPAGLVGFGNTLLSSGIGSQTQPQGQIMQNVIIQRTPPPIQPKPPQGGAIQPKLFKQQQQQPQPAPQVLQNDAHKALGLQQIPVSAAQNVAFLTGKPGSNVVLSTQATTQGAQFQQTLFKPQAAQPSGKPLSVHLLNQSSSIVIPSQTVLQGQNHQFLLPQLQAGGQILTQHPGGHIITSQGPGGQIIANQILTANQNINLGQVLTSQSHPGAAHILSAPIQLQPGQMGTPTLFQMPVTLAQSQNQTQTQTVSGHAQTVIQGMPIQNPLTMLSQVEGLSPAVSLQPALQPQPGGVPSSTVAATMAQGQPGECVTVLGSSTDQATHPTQQLVPQPSILAMQPASTVSTVTTASSSSPSMSVSTSSSVTAVGLVPPQAQQSPGRLLFTNQGSSMILSQESLQMFLQQEQHHQTENESTPSVGVPASVIVSSNSITTPAPAVHDSQLTDSWVGQSHSPSPGPSHMVKQVPSSGHQQPLKIHRMSPCPPATAPPVAESPQPSQSPLTLSQQIQSPHHQQQSRPPSQPQPQSQTPSRSCTPSSHPPLFIVHNQIAESPKPAPQGQPQQTPPQQTHIQVQLQPQPASQSAPYQQDMPPMSQSPKPPPAQHQFTAAPVSACATTVVKTHVPIQGLTSDQQHNLQLVGAQIQTLSAISQPSPKQKQLLERLHQVQQNIMLQAKQPTQPQPQITTQFSSQQDVPLDKVVIASSSASTGTPAQLPSMLQPTSVLVKTPTASSDLQVFSGAQGQAGAMVNQTVTPASLTQPAQVQPKPGVISSVGGVTLGKGGMQIQVLGASLTQMPAPQPPASIQAQTTTIMKMPFSAEPSKEARMLEQLRKHQGSVLHPNYSAPFCSFDDTLHRLLPYHLYQGTANSSQDYQRVDDEFEKVSSQLLKRTQAMLDKYRYLLFAESKRLGPSAEMVMIDRMFIQEEKVALNQDKILAKERPEEFVANVRMLESVSSQQKLSSAEPTPVSGGVSAAVPAPAPAVAVAAAPAPAAIPSPVPIIAPNPPPAPTPVSAPAPSPVSVPSAAPSLSPFPPTKLVIKQGGGSASVSWSSSCPPPPTPPVKPVAEPTSQISTVRTPASSSSFSSSTSNSQAADDDDALPQRTSKPPIKTYEARRRIGLKLKIKQDQTGFSKVVHNTALDPVHTPQPQLSSQSMSQTQPQSEAAVSQAKVHPLSTPSATVIRTQSPVCTTSSGLSVTISTSQCNPSLRGSVPPISASSSSTPSAHTWSSSTSSSSIQMNGTLDHHDTGGVKHNPASTATSSQTTCRLPLRKTYRENISPRVRPGVPGGGDENLSYPRTTPSPPRHEASNPPSERTVIASVKVEKRDREALLTHTDSSHETGRLGSAVQGLDEMDVFSRGIKTTQHHHLPQLLDREGAKERGEEHTGQETDVSKYKRLSGKNRHKAGGTFRMDQHAPGPPSPESSFTRDSLLPAKRCKSDSPDMDNASFSSGSPPDDSLNEHLQCAIDSILNLQQEPSTRGHHIKGGNSRPHQHQSQRPGGSAPSSHRPSVPSSSSASSSSSLAQHPQVGGRGHNGSLVPQTQSR